GACGACAATATCAAAACGATCTGGTTTTCCGAGTGTGTAACCGATTTTATTGACAATCATTTTATCGCCGTGTTCAAGTGTGGGCATCATTGAAATACCATCCACAACAATCGGTGTGAATAAAAATATACGGATGATTGCCGCCAGTCCAAACGCAATTAAAAGCGCTTTAATCCATTCCCAAGTTTCATTTTTCTTCTTCTCTTCATTCATCACAAAGCCTCCCGCCAAGTCACTATCCTTATTGTACAGTCTATTCATTTTTGAGGCAAAAACAAAAGCGCAGTGCGCCTGAATAGAGACGATAGGCATAAGGCAGATCTGCGAAACGGCGCACTTTGCCGTGTAGCAGAGCTGACTTATGACCGAGTCTCTGGCGCACGGAGCTGGAGGAAAAAAGAAAGGAGACCAACTTTTTGGTCTCCTCATGAATAGGAAACAGCGGAGATGCAATCCCCGCTGTTTGAATTTTATCGGATTTCTTTGATACGTGCAGCTTTTCCGCGAAGGTTGCGAAGGTAGTACAATTTCGCACGACGGACTTTACCGCGACGAGTAACTTCAAGTTTAGCGATTTTCGGTGTGTGTACAGGGAATGTACGCTCAACACCTACACCGTTGGAGATTTTACGGACTGTGAAAGTTTCACTGATTCCGCCT
The sequence above is drawn from the Sporosarcina luteola genome and encodes:
- the rplS gene encoding 50S ribosomal protein L19, coding for MQNIIAEVTKDQLRSDHPDFRPGDTVRLHVKIVEGTRERIQLFEGVVIKRRGGGISETFTVRKISNGVGVERTFPVHTPKIAKLEVTRRGKVRRAKLYYLRNLRGKAARIKEIR